TCCCGCATTCACATTAACTGCAGTTTTCGAGAACGGGCCTACAAGATCAATACTCTATTGTTAAATCATTGCTCCATCTGACAGATAAAGTTGTTAGAAACAagtcatttaatattattatcgtAACACTTTTGTCATCATTTCAATATTACcatagttttaaatttaagaacAAATGTGTAAATTCACGTGCAATCTTGTCAACTTTGAtggaatttaaattatttatttattatgatctaTTACAGGCTCAAGTGGTATCACTTGAGCGAGCCTAAATATAAGTGAAAAAGGGATTGGACTAGATATCTCAAAATAACTCGTCCAATCCCCACAAGCAAACAAGATCTCAGTGTTTTAACTGAGATTTTTTTAGAAGTTCTTGAAGCATAAATAGTAATATAAGTTTTTGAAgtgtatgtttttttatttattatatagtataaatgCAGTTGTTTACCAGTGGTTAAGTAGCAGGATGTCATGGATCCTACAATGTTCATCAGGCCATAGGCAACCATCTCCTTATTACCATCAATCTGCTCATTTGTTGATATGGCAAAACTTCTTCCAATGGCTATTCCTTCCTGCAGAAGAAATTACACCAACACATTAgaataagtttattattttatttatggataattacactctcatttcttgagatttgatatagTTACACATAAACAtcttataactaaaaaattatatctagtatccctaaaattttcttcatctaataaataaatctctcaattgatcaaaattcatcgaatttgatgttattaaaaataccaTATAAGAATccatatttaccctcgattgatttattactgctttattgcaagtcaaataaaattctttatgatcaaattattcgtatacatcttcacactgtaatgcatgtgaggaggtatatcttcactatTGTAAGAAAAGTTTAGTcacaaaagatttatttgatttataataagttaatctATGAATATCGATTGTCATTCAATGTTTTTGTTAATACaaccaatttaaattatgactAACAAAGGAACCATTTGTTATGTGGAAATAAATctcaagaatattaaatataatttcttaaaccATATggaatttacatataattatatgaaaccTCATAGGACAGAggtataattattcttttatacatcatataaattatgttttatcttatataCAAACACATACTCGTAAATGAATTTCAtttcaactaaattattttattttcacagagatcatataaaataaaatgaaatgtcaACAATTACgatacttaattatatttgcatccaaaaaatagaataaaagtaaataataatatataaaggtGGCTCACCGCGAGGGCTATCAAGCCAGTGATAATTCCTGCTTTTATTggcccatatatatattttgggtCGAAGATCAAACGGTTAATCGAAGGTTCATTTATCCCTTTCTTAAGAGGGCCCACCTGAAATGCATCAAGAAATACACACATGAATTATAACACACTATTCCTGCATGACACGggattttaatgtatatatgataaataattttgttatatttcaaaattattataaataaaaataaaatatatagactaatacaacatatttaaaaataaaatttaagtattttattgaCACAACAAATTattggtatatatatgtaaaaggTACATATACAAGTTGAAGATCAAACGGTTAACTGAAAATTTGTTTATCCCTTTCTTAAAAGGGCCCACCTTAAATGCATCAAGAAATATACACATGAATTATAACACACTAGCCGTGCATGACAcggaatttttttgtatatataatagatcatttttttatgttttcaaaattattataaataaaaataaaatatatagactAACGCAAcatatttaaaactaaattttaaatatttttcgacacaacaaaatattggtattatatatatgtaaaagctacatatacaaataataaaatttattattgggTTAGTTCCATTTTATCCCTTCAGTAAAAGCACTATAAACACAAACCCCCATCAAATATGTAggtattaatttatctcattttatatattgtgtattttattttcataagtttctcttatattgatgtattgctcaatttagtaaaatataatctcacttctataaaaagaaaaaagaaaatacaaaatcaatgaTAATATGACTCCCGAATTCTTGACCAAGAAGTTCATTGACTTTTGTTTTAGAGGGTaacattgtctttttttttttttaaatataggggttgtactattttttcttattttttttcacgaagaatttttatgtattagtATTTTGACAGAAATACCTGTAACGGATAGATACTATACACACATGGGgtgcaaaaatatgaaattgaataattatgtCTCACAATTGCAATGCCATGTTTCTCAGCATGAGCGAAGTAGGCGAAGAGGCAACCGGCAACCACAACTGCCATGGGGCCGATGGCTGACACCCAAAATAGCTttggtttcttctttttctgcatgtccacaaacttttattataatcataaaacATCACACTAgctgttaatttatttatgtttttcatttttgatttttgaaacataattaaagtgaaaatatgtttgttaATATATGTTGTCACTGgaatatgaaattttgttaattaatctaaatatATGTACCAAATTAATGTAAGAGCATGTTTGGGTGTCAACTTACCACAAATCTGGTGAATTGGAGAAAGATAAGAAACATTACACCAATAACAACCCTCTTCCAATTGAACTGTGAGGAAAGAAAGATGATGAAAAGGGAAAgttttaagtaaattaaatacGAATGGAGGAAGGAGAGAAACAAGAGATTCATTACTTGTATTGGGAGAAATGCAAGCAATTcctataatattgtaaatgagcaaattatttttctataaaaaaaatggcaatTTATCTCTtcgtgttttaaaaaatataacaaattttctcttttatgttttttaaagtGAAGCAAATTGCTTTTTCTGCataggaaaataatttattcatttgcaatatcacagatgggtaaattgctattcaccctattTTTATATGCAGTTCGCAAAAAATccagttttctcaaaattagacatactaaAACAtagatttataaatatagGCACATAATCAATAATGTCTTAGCCTAGTTATTGAGGTCCCATGAAAAAGTTTGAGGTTATTGTTTTGAGTCTCACCTGTGCGGGTATCTGTCTCACTTCATGTGagtatttatcttatttactagttttaatcctattaatatatttgttgaatctatgtataaaacaaaaatattacaagcgTACATACCTCATGCCTATTTTCATGAATTGCTTTTAGTACATCAACTACGCCTGTGCTCTTTGTAAAATGCTTCAACCCCAGCAGTCCTTTCATCTGCTGAAGACAGATAAGAACCGCTGTTCCCCCCATGAAGCCCGTAATTGTTGAATGTGCTAGAAAGTCTACCAATATACCAAGTCTGcacattacaaaaataaaaaaataaaataaaattagcaccataatatatattaatgatataatatatagacaCTTTCtttattctactttaataaCACAAACACTTTACCtttgttgcaaaattataaatacattttattgaagttgtagttgtaattataagtacatccTATTTAAGAACAAACTTTTACAATTATACCCTTagttaattacaataataccCCTCAAagggtgtatttgtaattttacaggTGTTGGTGTAAGTAGACAAAGAAAATGTTCATAATTAAGCTCCTATCCAATATCTAAGGTGTTTATCAATTGAAGGGTTTAGTTACACTAATCTCTTGCTCATGAGGCTTAACTGAGATTCCATGAATCATGTGTTCGAATATTGCTATATGCATAGGATGTTGTCCTAGTGCATAGTAGGTGTTGTCTACTTTCATAGTAGATGTTATTTAGATTTCATTTATctgatattattgataagaATATGATTgttgttttctctttgttAGATACTGATACTTGACATGAATAATTGTAATCGAATTAttttaactattataattgTCTTTGTTAAgtattgatatttgacatgAGTGATGGTAATcgaattatttcaattaataatagttgattacttcaaataaaatttacactgGCCTCTAGAAAAgttagtttaattatattatacacttaattaaattttgacaatcAATTAAAACGGAGAGGAATAATAGcctaaaaatcatataaaaaaaacaattagatTAGGGAGTTTTGGCTGACCTCAAGATGCCCAAAGCAGTTTGAAACAAGCCAGAGAAAAGGGTGGCCGTGAAAACAAGACTTATGTACAGTTCCTGATTTGTAGTGGGAGATGCCAATTCCCCAATGGTTTCTGCTATAAGCAAGGAACATGCTGCCACTGTTCCCACTGCCAGATGCTTTGAACTCCCAAAAATAGCATACACCAGAGGTGGTACAAAACTGGAATCTGCCCACATAGCACCATTCATCAAACATATGTCTCATCCAAAAGTTTAAActgacaaataaaataaaaaactaaaaatgagagagagaaggaagtGGTTACAAAGGCCAATAACAGGAGGAATCTTAGCAAGGTTCGCATAGCTAATGGCTTGTGGGATGGCAAGGCTGGCAATGGTGATGCCAGCAAGTAGATCATACTTGAAAAATGAGAGACTATATTTGGGAAGCCATTCGCATATGGGAATGAAATATTGAAGAGTTTTGAGAAATCGATGTCCCAAAGGCTCATTTTTCAGCAGGTGGAATGGGTCGTCCGGGAATAACGTCTCTTTCACCTTCGATTTTAGCACAGTTCTGAAGCTGCGCGGGGGTCCGAAGTTGACACTGCGACTCTCTTCCGTCCCTGTCGTCATACTTCCCTCCCTATTGCTCTTGGGAATTATGACAAAATTCTGCACCATGCACACACACGCATATATATGCATTGGATAAGTCGCATCACAAATCAACTCGAAGTACTACACAGTATTATACTAGGAAAGAATTTATTGGTACGTATAACAAAAGTTGAGGTTTTATGAATAAGCATCATAAATactaattagtaattaatatgtGTTGATACATGAGagaattatacttttttttgaaaaagaaataagtgtaattataaattatttaggttttagaatacaaataaatgataaacaatattaaagtaattaataactataaaaatactaaagatgatgaacttataaataaattcaagttaCAGATTTACCTAGAAAAATGAGTGATTAATCTTTTGATTAAAGATAATCAATGGGATTTTATCTCAactcaaatagaaaataaaaaaaaattaaatattatttgacatcaaaatagaatttaaattgtattgctaactaattttatacaaaaaaatctaatgaacattttttggataaagtcaaataattttacacttatctaaatataaataagaataaaaacacTTTTTTTGCATCATAAAATAGAATTCAAATAGGCTATCCAAATATATGTACATGATAtgggtatttattttatgttatgttattttattgtaatttattgtttagTTGTTAATCACATATGCATGTTGATGTAGGACTAAATGCATGCATTTTAACCCCACAACTTAGGGTCATTCgacttttttcatttttaattttttaacatagtATGTtggtcttatatttttttttaatttttgcaatttaagtCATTTTTCTCTACGAAAGAAGGGTGAACTCCGATGAAAGAAAATGACTAAACTcgcaaaaatttgaaaaaatacagtCTCAAATGCTATTCTGGAAagttaaagaacaaaaacacctaataaattaagttacaggatcaaaaataccaaatttaagtgtgttaatgtaatttccgtgataaacaaaatgaaaatgtttTGGTGGACAGATCAATCAAAATCAATGTCTCATTGTTATTGAAAAATTCCTATCCGGATCAAGTTTGGCCGAGTCAAACTAATCACAGAGCAAATGTATTGCACTTGCTATGTGATTTGTTACTTTTCCTgaattgtacaccaatcacacgaCAAGTATATTGCACTTGCCATTTGATTAGTTCAGATTCGGCCGAATCAGGtttggaataaaatttttccattattatcactataaaacaattatttcaaagatgaacacatgcaaaaattaaaattatcccaAAGTCGGATGagtgtaaatttaaaagtggagaatatatatgttaCCGAAATATGCTCTGGAAATGGTCAGTTATTGATGAAGCTTTAAACAATGGTCCCAACAGAAGAAGTTTAATACGAAGCTAAAaacggaaaaaaaaagatcaactTGTATATACAGGAAAAGTAGAGGGGTTAGAAGATATGTTTGATTACCCAGGTAAATCTCAATGATTTACTTAGCTAATCCCAATTGATGTTAGACAAAGTTGAGTTAAGGAAGGGGTATGTACAACATGACTTGAAAAGCATTTCAACATATGTGTCCTAATTTATATGTTGGAGTTTTGGATTTATGAAGAAGCAGTTTTTGGAAAGAAGAGGTGTGTGGATGAGAGACCTAAAACCCATATTTAGCCAACTATTACGAATGTTTTTAGGATGCAACTAGCTTCAAATGAGGAACCTCTGTGGCtttcatttgtaatatataagagaaaaaatgtatgcttctcaatattaattatttacaggATTAGATATTATAGAATCACgtgtgtaataataacagGCGAAAAGTGAGACAATGCAATCCTTGAACCTATACTAATCTTGAAAGAAAGCCACTTTTCATCCATAACTCGCAATTTCTgcactaaaatttaaaatatcagtTATACTCTTAaatgtttgtaattatataaagacTCATCTTCTCATCGTCAGTAccgttattttatttatgctCTATTTTCACTCATATTAATCActtgatgtatttttaatcatacattgatttttatttttaaaattcatgtcttaggtatataattattggatgAAGTATTTCATACCATGATGGGTAGTACATGAAAACGAAGCCACTTCTCACTCATGTTGGTGGTTTATGATGCAGCAATACAAACTTTTTTGAAGTATTGATTATACgcttaaatatttgtatctaTGAGGAGCCTCCATGGTGAGAG
This Sesamum indicum cultivar Zhongzhi No. 13 linkage group LG5, S_indicum_v1.0, whole genome shotgun sequence DNA region includes the following protein-coding sequences:
- the LOC105162113 gene encoding probable sulfate transporter 3.5 — protein: MTTGTEESRSVNFGPPRSFRTVLKSKVKETLFPDDPFHLLKNEPLGHRFLKTLQYFIPICEWLPKYSLSFFKYDLLAGITIASLAIPQAISYANLAKIPPVIGLYSSFVPPLVYAIFGSSKHLAVGTVAACSLLIAETIGELASPTTNQELYISLVFTATLFSGLFQTALGILRLGILVDFLAHSTITGFMGGTAVLICLQQMKGLLGLKHFTKSTGVVDVLKAIHENRHEFNWKRVVIGVMFLIFLQFTRFVKKKKPKLFWVSAIGPMAVVVAGCLFAYFAHAEKHGIAIVGPLKKGINEPSINRLIFDPKYIYGPIKAGIITGLIALAEGIAIGRSFAISTNEQIDGNKEMVAYGLMNIVGSMTSCYLTTGPFSKTAVNVNAGCKTPMSNVVQSVCMLMVLLFLAPLFSYTPQVALSAIIISAMLGLIKYKKAYYLFKTDKFDFIICMSAFFGVSFISMDMGLMISVGLALVRALLYIARPATCKLGNIPNSKLYRDMEQYPGTTTIPGFLILQIGSPIYFANANYMKERILRWARDENELAMALEYSVEFVLLDFGAVTAIDTTGVESLHEVQRNLECKGMKMIIINPRIDVMDKLMVTKFIDKIGKDAVFLSNEDAIEALRFSVQGSKQVNEEGLKRS